One window of Candidatus Tectomicrobia bacterium genomic DNA carries:
- a CDS encoding SDR family oxidoreductase, whose translation MDLGLRGKRALVTGSSEGIGRACALGLAAEGAQVAICARRPGPLRQAAEKIQKETGAQVFSFGADMSRSEDCERVVKQAAEAMGGLDILVNNVGQIKLAGIAEISDADWQKEIDRNVMSAIRGSRAAWPYLTRNGGGRVINITGLAGKQVHLPGDMATSLTKAALNSFTKTLAHEGGKHGVLVNNVCPGPIFTEGMPERIGWIAERLGISVEEAKRNRERVSVLGRLGTPEEVANVVVFLASGRASFVTGVTVEVDGGASHYI comes from the coding sequence ATGGATCTGGGCTTGAGGGGCAAGCGCGCCCTTGTCACGGGGAGCAGCGAGGGCATCGGGCGCGCCTGCGCGCTGGGGCTGGCGGCGGAGGGCGCCCAGGTGGCCATCTGCGCCCGGCGTCCTGGACCGCTCCGGCAGGCGGCCGAGAAAATCCAAAAAGAAACGGGAGCGCAGGTCTTCAGTTTCGGCGCGGACATGAGCCGGAGCGAGGATTGCGAACGCGTCGTGAAGCAGGCGGCCGAGGCCATGGGCGGCCTCGACATCTTGGTGAACAACGTGGGGCAAATCAAGCTGGCCGGGATCGCCGAGATATCGGACGCGGACTGGCAAAAGGAGATCGACCGCAACGTGATGAGCGCCATCCGCGGCTCGCGGGCCGCCTGGCCCTACCTCACCCGGAACGGCGGGGGGCGCGTCATCAACATCACCGGCCTGGCCGGAAAGCAGGTCCACCTACCGGGCGACATGGCCACCTCCTTGACGAAGGCGGCCCTGAACAGCTTCACCAAGACGCTCGCGCACGAGGGAGGGAAGCACGGCGTCCTCGTGAACAACGTATGCCCCGGACCGATCTTCACCGAGGGGATGCCGGAGCGCATCGGCTGGATCGCGGAGCGTCTCGGCATCTCCGTCGAGGAGGCGAAGCGCAACCGGGAGCGCGTTTCGGTGCTGGGCCGCCTGGGCACCCCGGAGGAAGTGGCCAATGTGGTGGTCTTCCTCGCCTCCGGGCGCGCCAGCTTCGTCACCGGCGTCACGGTGGAAGTGGACGGCGGCGCGTCGCACTACATCTGA